A window of the Mesorhizobium opportunistum WSM2075 genome harbors these coding sequences:
- the xdhB gene encoding xanthine dehydrogenase molybdopterin binding subunit, with translation MNKHATASLKAEKIVGGVATDQRHDSAHKHVSGTAVYIDDMPEPAGTLHGCLGLSAATHATIVEMDLSAVRTAPGVVDVLTAKDVPGENDISPTGRHDEPVLADGKVEFYGQPIFCVIAETREQARRATRLAKVEYKALPFVTDIGDLDPRKDKLVTPPLTLRRGDAAAAIRQAPRRLKGKMRVGGQEHFYLEGHIAMAVPGEDQDVTIYSSTQHPSEVQHMVSHALGVPSNAITVEIRRMGGGFGGKETQGNQFAALAAIAAKKHHRAVKIRPDRDDDMIATGKRHDFLVDYEVGFDDEGNILGVDFMFAARCGFSSDLSGPVTDRALFHCDNTYFWPTVHAQSAPLYTNTVSNTAFRGFGGPQGMVGAERVIDEVAFAVGQDPLEIRKRNFYGTSGDSEGGRNITPYHQTVEDNIIQRIVGELEESASYARRRREISAFNANSRFIKRGLALTPVKFGISFTATHYNQAGALVHVYTDGSVHLNHGGTEMGQGLYLKVAQVVAEEFQIDLDQVKITATTTGKVPNTSATAASSGSDLNGMAAQNGARQIKDRLIDFAAEKYQVPHDQVVFLPNRVRVGNQEIAFADLVKQAYMARIQLSAAGFYKTPKIHWNRDKGQGRPFYYFAYGASCSEVSVDTLTGEYVVERTDILHETGRSLNRAIDLGQIEGGFIQGMGWLTTEELWWDDKGRLRTHAPSTYKIPLASDRPKIFNVTLADWPEASEPTIHRSKAVGEPPFPLGMSVLHALSDAVASVADHKICPRLDAPATPERVLMTIERLKREARAGA, from the coding sequence ATGAACAAGCACGCCACCGCTAGTCTCAAGGCTGAGAAAATCGTCGGCGGCGTCGCCACCGACCAGCGGCATGATTCCGCCCACAAGCATGTCAGCGGCACGGCGGTCTATATCGACGACATGCCGGAACCGGCCGGCACGCTGCATGGCTGCCTCGGCCTTTCGGCTGCGACCCATGCCACGATCGTCGAGATGGACCTCTCGGCGGTGCGCACCGCGCCGGGCGTCGTCGATGTGCTGACGGCAAAGGATGTGCCGGGCGAGAACGACATCTCGCCGACTGGCCGCCATGACGAGCCGGTGCTCGCCGACGGCAAGGTCGAGTTCTACGGTCAGCCGATCTTCTGCGTTATTGCCGAGACTCGCGAACAAGCACGCCGCGCCACCAGGCTGGCCAAGGTCGAATACAAGGCATTGCCCTTCGTCACCGATATCGGCGACCTCGACCCGAGGAAGGACAAGTTGGTCACGCCGCCTCTCACGCTGAGACGCGGCGACGCGGCGGCCGCGATCCGTCAGGCGCCGCGCCGGCTGAAGGGAAAGATGCGCGTCGGCGGGCAGGAGCATTTCTACCTCGAGGGCCATATCGCCATGGCCGTTCCCGGCGAGGACCAGGACGTCACCATCTACTCCTCGACCCAGCATCCGAGTGAAGTCCAGCACATGGTGAGCCATGCGCTCGGCGTGCCGAGCAACGCCATCACTGTGGAAATCCGCCGCATGGGCGGCGGCTTCGGCGGCAAGGAAACACAAGGCAACCAGTTTGCGGCATTGGCCGCGATCGCCGCCAAGAAGCACCATCGCGCGGTGAAAATCCGGCCCGACCGCGACGACGACATGATTGCCACTGGCAAGCGCCACGACTTCCTCGTCGACTACGAAGTCGGCTTCGATGACGAAGGCAACATCCTCGGCGTCGACTTCATGTTCGCGGCGCGCTGCGGCTTTTCGTCGGACCTGTCAGGCCCGGTCACCGACCGCGCACTGTTCCACTGTGACAACACCTATTTCTGGCCGACGGTGCATGCGCAGTCGGCGCCGCTCTACACCAACACCGTATCCAATACCGCTTTCCGCGGGTTTGGCGGCCCGCAAGGCATGGTCGGTGCCGAACGCGTCATCGACGAGGTCGCCTTCGCGGTCGGCCAGGATCCGCTGGAAATCCGTAAGAGGAATTTCTACGGCACCAGTGGTGATAGCGAGGGGGGCCGCAACATCACGCCCTATCACCAGACGGTCGAGGACAACATCATCCAGCGCATCGTCGGCGAACTGGAGGAAAGCGCCTCCTATGCGCGGCGAAGGCGGGAGATTTCGGCCTTCAACGCCAACAGCCGTTTCATCAAGCGCGGCCTGGCGCTGACGCCGGTCAAGTTCGGCATTTCCTTCACCGCCACGCACTACAACCAGGCCGGTGCGCTGGTGCATGTCTACACCGACGGTTCGGTGCATCTGAACCATGGCGGCACCGAGATGGGGCAGGGCCTCTACCTCAAGGTCGCGCAGGTGGTGGCCGAAGAATTCCAGATCGACCTCGACCAGGTGAAGATCACGGCGACCACAACCGGCAAGGTGCCCAACACCTCGGCCACTGCGGCGTCTTCCGGCTCCGATCTCAACGGCATGGCCGCGCAGAACGGTGCGCGTCAGATCAAGGACCGGCTCATCGATTTCGCCGCCGAAAAGTACCAGGTGCCGCACGACCAGGTGGTTTTCCTGCCCAACCGGGTGCGCGTCGGCAACCAGGAGATCGCCTTCGCCGACCTCGTCAAGCAAGCCTACATGGCGCGCATTCAGCTTTCGGCGGCGGGATTCTACAAGACGCCGAAAATCCACTGGAACCGCGACAAGGGACAGGGTCGCCCCTTCTACTATTTCGCCTACGGGGCTTCCTGCTCGGAAGTCTCGGTCGACACGCTGACCGGCGAATATGTGGTCGAGCGCACCGACATCCTGCACGAAACCGGCCGCTCGCTGAACCGGGCCATCGATCTCGGCCAGATCGAAGGTGGCTTCATCCAGGGCATGGGCTGGCTGACAACGGAAGAACTGTGGTGGGACGACAAGGGACGGCTGCGCACCCATGCGCCGTCGACCTACAAGATCCCGCTGGCGTCAGACCGGCCGAAGATCTTCAACGTGACCCTGGCCGACTGGCCCGAGGCGAGCGAGCCGACGATCCACCGCTCCAAGGCGGTTGGCGAGCCGCCCTTCCCGCTCGGCATGTCCGTGCTGCATGCATTGTCGGATGCGGTGGCCAGTGTCGCCGACCACAAGATCTGCCCGCGTCTCGATGCTCCTGCAACGCCGGAACGCGTGCTGATGACGATCGAGCGGCTGAAGAGAGAGGCCAGGGC
- the xdhA gene encoding xanthine dehydrogenase small subunit, with the protein MAKVNIRNEIRFILNGRDVVLSSVAPDTTLLDWLRLDRSLRGTKEGCAEGDCGACTVLVGKLSAGGLVYESVNACIRFLGSLDGTHVVTVEHLRGLPGQLHPVQQAMVDFHGSQCGFCTPGFIMSLYGLWMRSSAPSNTTIEKALQGNLCRCTGYEAIMRAAHAISSYGKAAKDPLAAEREAITARLDAMHDGARVEIGAGKARLVVPANVDDLAAILDKEPTATIVAGATDVGLWVTKHMRDISPVIFIGNLDGLCTISEDKGVISIGAGVTYTEAFSTLSKRIPALGPLFDRIGGEQVRNMGTIGGNIANGSPIGDTPPPLIALGARLTLRRGKKRRTIPLQDFFIAYGKQDRQPGEFVEAVHVPVPAKGAKFAVYKITKRRDEDITAALGAFFLTLAKDGTVADIRIAYGGMAATPKRATAVEKALLGKPWTEATVEAAMTEYARDFTPLTDMRASAEYRALAAKNLLLRFFVETTGTRAPFQVSRNEAA; encoded by the coding sequence ATGGCCAAGGTCAATATCCGCAACGAAATCCGTTTCATCCTCAATGGCAGGGATGTCGTGCTGTCTTCGGTGGCACCCGACACGACCTTGCTCGACTGGCTGCGGCTCGACCGCTCGCTGCGCGGCACCAAGGAAGGCTGCGCCGAGGGCGATTGCGGCGCCTGCACCGTGCTCGTCGGCAAGCTCTCGGCCGGCGGACTGGTCTATGAAAGTGTCAACGCCTGCATCCGCTTCCTTGGTTCGCTGGATGGCACCCATGTCGTGACGGTCGAGCATTTGCGCGGCCTGCCCGGCCAACTGCACCCGGTGCAGCAGGCAATGGTCGATTTCCACGGCTCGCAATGCGGCTTCTGCACGCCGGGCTTCATCATGTCGCTCTACGGCCTGTGGATGAGATCATCGGCCCCATCGAACACGACGATCGAAAAAGCCCTGCAAGGCAACCTTTGCCGCTGCACCGGCTACGAGGCGATCATGCGCGCCGCCCACGCCATCTCCAGCTACGGCAAGGCGGCGAAAGACCCGCTGGCGGCGGAGCGCGAGGCAATCACGGCAAGGCTCGACGCCATGCATGACGGCGCGCGGGTCGAGATCGGCGCCGGCAAGGCACGGCTGGTGGTGCCGGCCAATGTCGATGATCTCGCCGCCATACTGGACAAGGAACCCACGGCCACCATCGTTGCCGGGGCGACCGATGTCGGCCTGTGGGTGACCAAGCACATGCGCGATATCTCGCCGGTGATCTTCATCGGCAATCTCGACGGGCTTTGCACGATCTCCGAAGACAAGGGCGTCATATCGATCGGCGCCGGCGTCACCTACACCGAAGCCTTCTCGACGCTGTCGAAGCGCATCCCCGCGCTCGGACCATTGTTCGACCGCATCGGTGGCGAACAGGTGCGCAATATGGGCACCATCGGCGGCAACATCGCCAACGGCTCGCCGATCGGCGACACGCCGCCGCCATTGATCGCGCTCGGCGCGCGGCTGACGCTGCGCAGGGGCAAGAAGCGGCGCACGATCCCGTTGCAGGATTTCTTCATTGCCTACGGCAAGCAGGATCGACAGCCGGGCGAGTTCGTCGAAGCCGTGCACGTTCCTGTCCCCGCCAAGGGGGCGAAATTCGCCGTCTACAAGATCACCAAGCGCCGCGACGAGGACATCACGGCCGCCCTTGGCGCCTTTTTCCTGACGCTGGCCAAGGACGGCACAGTCGCCGACATCCGTATCGCCTATGGCGGCATGGCGGCGACGCCGAAGCGCGCAACCGCTGTCGAGAAGGCACTGCTCGGCAAGCCCTGGACCGAAGCGACGGTCGAGGCGGCGATGACTGAGTACGCCAGGGATTTCACGCCGCTCACCGACATGCGCGCGTCAGCCGAATACCGGGCGCTGGCAGCGAAGAACCTGTTGTTGCGCTTCTTTGTCGAAACCACCGGCACCAGGGCACCATTCCAGGTGTCACGCAACGAGGCGGCATGA
- the uraH gene encoding hydroxyisourate hydrolase has protein sequence MAETSKADGGRLTTHVLDTATGKPAAGLSIALYRLDGAARTLLKTVATNADGRCDAPLLVGGDFRTGEYELIFAAGDYLRGQGTKLPEPAFLDRVPIRFGMAEAVHYHVPLLISPYGYSTYRGS, from the coding sequence ATGGCAGAGACGTCGAAAGCCGATGGCGGACGCCTGACGACCCATGTTCTCGACACGGCGACCGGCAAGCCGGCGGCGGGCCTGTCGATCGCTCTTTACCGTCTCGACGGTGCCGCCCGCACGCTTCTGAAGACGGTCGCGACCAACGCCGATGGCCGCTGCGATGCGCCATTGCTTGTCGGCGGTGACTTCCGCACCGGCGAATACGAGCTGATCTTCGCGGCGGGCGACTATCTGCGTGGCCAGGGAACAAAGCTGCCCGAGCCGGCTTTCCTCGACAGGGTGCCGATCCGCTTCGGCATGGCGGAGGCGGTGCACTATCACGTGCCCCTTCTGATCTCGCCCTACGGCTATTCGACCTACAGGGGGAGTTGA
- the puuE gene encoding allantoinase PuuE — MRYERDMRGYGANPPDPKWPGGAHVAVQFVVNYEEGGENCVLHGDKASEAFLSEIVGAAAWVGQRHWNMESIYEYGARAGFWRLLRLFSESQVPVTCYGVATALARSPDQVTAMQEVGWEIASHGLRWIDYRDHSAEDERHDLEAAIKLHYEVTGQRPTGWYTGRTSVNTVRLVAEEGGFDYVSDTYDDELPYWFEHAGGTQLIIPYTLDANDMRFATPQGFNSGDQFFAYLKDSFDTLYAEGKAGRPRMMNIGLHCRLVGRPGRVAALKRFVDYVKSHDKVWLARRIDIARHWQENHPYRQAALRPSKMEFETFVHSFGGVFEHSPWIAERAYELELGTAHDTAGGLHNALCRIFRSASETERLGVLNAHPDLAGKLAKARRLTAESTREQASAGLDALTDKERELFSKLNAAYVTTFGFPFIIAVKGKTKEEILAEFEARIGNGRGVEFETACKQVERIALLRLRDMLPQ, encoded by the coding sequence ATGCGTTACGAAAGAGACATGCGCGGCTACGGAGCCAATCCGCCGGATCCGAAATGGCCTGGCGGAGCGCATGTCGCGGTGCAGTTCGTCGTCAACTACGAAGAGGGCGGCGAAAACTGCGTGCTGCACGGCGACAAGGCTTCGGAAGCCTTCCTGTCGGAGATCGTCGGCGCCGCGGCCTGGGTGGGCCAGCGCCACTGGAACATGGAATCGATCTACGAATACGGGGCGCGGGCCGGTTTCTGGCGGCTGCTGCGCCTGTTCAGCGAGAGCCAGGTGCCGGTGACCTGCTACGGCGTCGCCACCGCGTTGGCACGCTCGCCCGACCAGGTGACGGCCATGCAGGAGGTTGGCTGGGAAATCGCCTCGCATGGGCTGAGATGGATCGACTACCGCGACCACAGCGCCGAGGACGAACGCCACGACCTCGAAGCCGCGATCAAGCTGCATTACGAGGTCACAGGCCAGCGCCCGACCGGCTGGTATACGGGCCGCACCTCGGTCAACACGGTGCGGCTGGTCGCAGAAGAGGGCGGATTCGACTACGTGTCGGACACCTATGACGACGAACTGCCCTACTGGTTCGAGCATGCGGGCGGCACGCAGCTCATCATCCCCTATACGCTCGACGCCAACGATATGCGCTTCGCCACGCCGCAAGGCTTCAACTCGGGTGACCAGTTCTTCGCCTACCTCAAGGACAGCTTCGACACGCTCTATGCCGAGGGCAAGGCGGGCCGGCCGCGCATGATGAACATCGGCCTGCATTGCCGGCTCGTCGGGCGGCCGGGCCGAGTGGCGGCGCTGAAGCGCTTCGTCGACTATGTGAAGTCGCACGACAAGGTCTGGCTGGCGCGGCGCATCGACATCGCCAGGCACTGGCAGGAAAATCATCCCTACAGGCAGGCGGCGCTGCGCCCGTCGAAAATGGAATTCGAAACCTTCGTTCACAGCTTCGGCGGCGTGTTCGAGCATTCGCCGTGGATTGCCGAACGCGCCTATGAACTTGAGCTCGGCACAGCGCATGACACAGCCGGCGGCCTGCATAACGCGCTTTGCCGCATCTTCCGTTCCGCCAGCGAGACCGAGCGGCTCGGCGTGCTCAACGCCCATCCCGACCTTGCCGGCAAATTGGCCAAGGCCAGGCGGTTGACCGCGGAATCGACCCGCGAACAGGCCTCCGCCGGTCTCGACGCGCTGACCGACAAGGAGCGCGAACTGTTCTCCAAACTCAACGCCGCCTACGTCACCACCTTCGGCTTCCCCTTCATCATCGCGGTGAAGGGCAAGACCAAGGAGGAAATCCTGGCGGAATTCGAAGCCCGCATCGGCAACGGCCGCGGCGTCGAATTCGAGACCGCCTGCAAACAGGTCGAGCGCATCGCGCTGCTCCGCCTCAGGGACATGCTACCGCAATAG
- a CDS encoding bifunctional allantoicase/(S)-ureidoglycine aminohydrolase produces the protein MDTIRMPDRTYYAPHGGHSGQTELLTGRAVFTEAYAVIPKGVMQDIVTSALPFWDETRVWILSRPLSGFAETFSQYIVEIAPGGGSERPEPDAGAEGALFVVEGELTVLLAGKKHMLRPGGFAFLPPASGWTVRNESKAAVRFHWIRKAYEAVDGLDVPEAFFTNEQEIAPTPMPGTDGRWATTRFVDPADLRHDMHMTIVTLEPGAVIPFAETHVMEHGLYVLEGKAVYRLNQDWVEVEAGDYMWLRAFCPQACYAGGPGKFRYLLYKDVNRHAKLGGADIGGRTR, from the coding sequence ATGGATACGATCAGGATGCCCGACCGAACTTACTACGCGCCGCATGGCGGCCATTCCGGTCAAACCGAACTGCTGACGGGCCGCGCCGTCTTCACCGAGGCCTATGCCGTCATCCCCAAGGGGGTGATGCAGGACATCGTCACCAGCGCCTTGCCGTTCTGGGACGAGACCCGCGTCTGGATTCTGTCGCGTCCGCTGTCCGGCTTCGCCGAGACGTTTTCGCAGTACATTGTCGAGATCGCGCCCGGCGGCGGCAGCGAGCGGCCGGAACCCGATGCCGGCGCCGAGGGCGCCCTGTTCGTGGTCGAGGGCGAGTTGACGGTTCTGCTTGCCGGCAAGAAGCATATGTTGCGGCCCGGCGGCTTTGCCTTCCTGCCGCCGGCCAGCGGCTGGACGGTTCGCAACGAGAGCAAGGCGGCTGTCCGTTTCCACTGGATCCGAAAAGCTTACGAAGCGGTCGACGGTCTCGATGTGCCTGAAGCCTTCTTCACCAACGAGCAGGAGATCGCGCCGACGCCGATGCCTGGCACCGACGGCCGCTGGGCAACGACGCGGTTCGTCGATCCGGCCGATTTGCGCCACGACATGCACATGACCATCGTCACGCTCGAGCCCGGCGCCGTCATTCCGTTCGCCGAGACACATGTGATGGAGCATGGGCTTTATGTGCTTGAAGGCAAGGCGGTCTATCGGCTGAACCAGGACTGGGTCGAGGTCGAGGCCGGCGACTATATGTGGCTGCGCGCCTTCTGCCCGCAGGCCTGCTACGCCGGCGGCCCGGGGAAATTCCGCTATTTGCTCTACAAGGACGTCAACCGGCACGCCAAGCTCGGCGGTGCCGATATCGGTGGTCGCACGCGGTGA
- a CDS encoding ureidoglycolate lyase, whose amino-acid sequence MAHIVARPLTREAFAEFGDVIDMGGDNHYPINGGKAERYHDLATAEATGPNARVLISMVRGMPYELPLKLTMVERHPFGSQAFIPLSPRPFLVVVCHDGKEGPGEPYAFITAPGQGINYSRNLWHGVLTPLGEAQDFLIVDRGGDGSNLEEFHFSHAYEIHLP is encoded by the coding sequence TTGGCTCACATCGTCGCTCGGCCGCTGACCCGTGAGGCCTTTGCCGAATTCGGTGACGTCATCGACATGGGGGGCGACAACCATTATCCGATCAATGGCGGCAAGGCCGAGCGTTACCACGATCTCGCCACCGCTGAGGCGACGGGACCGAACGCCCGCGTGCTGATCTCGATGGTGCGCGGCATGCCCTACGAACTGCCGCTGAAGCTGACCATGGTCGAGCGGCATCCGTTCGGCAGCCAGGCCTTCATTCCGCTGTCGCCGCGCCCATTCCTGGTCGTCGTCTGCCATGACGGCAAGGAGGGGCCGGGCGAACCGTACGCCTTCATCACCGCGCCCGGACAAGGCATCAACTATTCCCGCAATCTCTGGCATGGCGTGCTGACGCCACTGGGCGAAGCCCAGGACTTCCTGATCGTCGATCGTGGCGGCGACGGCTCCAATCTCGAGGAATTCCATTTCTCGCACGCCTACGAGATCCATCTCCCATAA
- a CDS encoding nucleoside deaminase: protein MTDISLIDRLLDVIEHDIVPKTEEGVAHGNKLFGAAILRKHDRSLVLAETNNEIENPLWHGEVHCLKRFYEMPRAERVDTKDAIFLATHEPCSLCLSAITWTGFDNFYYLFSHEDSRDSFAIPHDLKILKEVFTLDPGGYNAENAYWKSFSIRRLVRALPEAERQRLETRIGKISARYDELSGAYQANKDENDIPLN from the coding sequence ATGACCGACATTTCGCTGATCGACCGCCTGCTCGACGTCATCGAGCACGACATCGTGCCGAAGACGGAGGAAGGCGTTGCCCACGGCAACAAGCTGTTCGGTGCGGCGATCCTGCGCAAGCACGACCGCTCGCTGGTGCTGGCCGAGACCAACAACGAGATCGAAAACCCGCTCTGGCATGGCGAGGTGCATTGCCTCAAGCGTTTTTACGAGATGCCCAGGGCGGAGCGCGTCGATACCAAGGACGCCATCTTCCTCGCCACGCACGAACCATGCTCGCTCTGCCTGTCGGCAATCACCTGGACCGGCTTCGACAATTTCTACTATCTGTTCAGCCATGAGGATTCGCGCGACAGCTTCGCCATCCCGCACGATCTGAAAATCCTGAAAGAGGTCTTCACCCTCGATCCCGGCGGCTACAATGCCGAGAACGCCTATTGGAAGAGTTTCTCCATACGCAGGCTGGTGCGGGCGCTGCCGGAGGCCGAGCGCCAGAGGCTGGAAACGCGCATCGGCAAGATTTCGGCGCGTTACGATGAACTCTCCGGCGCCTACCAGGCGAACAAGGACGAGAACGACATTCCGCTGAATTGA
- a CDS encoding BrnA antitoxin family protein, whose amino-acid sequence MNNPKSRIRPLTDEEEAEIQRQIAADSDDAEATDEQLARAKPFAEAFPELFESIRRARGRPPVEKPKQVVSIRLDQDVVRKFKATGKGWQAKINEVLKNAKVS is encoded by the coding sequence ATGAACAACCCTAAGTCACGTATTCGGCCGCTTACCGATGAGGAGGAAGCGGAAATCCAAAGGCAAATCGCTGCTGATTCCGACGACGCGGAGGCGACTGACGAGCAATTGGCGCGAGCCAAGCCTTTCGCGGAAGCGTTTCCGGAACTTTTCGAAAGCATAAGGCGCGCTCGTGGCCGGCCTCCTGTGGAAAAGCCCAAGCAAGTTGTGTCCATCCGTCTGGATCAGGACGTCGTCAGAAAATTCAAGGCGACTGGCAAGGGCTGGCAGGCCAAGATAAATGAGGTATTGAAAAACGCGAAGGTAAGCTAG
- a CDS encoding BrnT family toxin produces MKIVWDEPKRVTNLKNRGLDFAKLDIEFFATSTVLPAKAGRLKAIGEFGEIILAVIFKPLGSEAISVISMRRASRKERSVYEQP; encoded by the coding sequence CTGAAAATCGTTTGGGATGAGCCGAAGCGCGTAACGAACCTCAAAAACCGGGGTCTCGATTTTGCCAAACTCGATATCGAGTTTTTTGCGACTTCAACCGTCCTGCCGGCCAAGGCCGGCCGGCTCAAGGCGATTGGCGAATTCGGAGAGATCATTCTCGCCGTTATTTTTAAGCCGCTTGGTTCCGAAGCGATTTCGGTGATCTCGATGCGTCGTGCTAGCCGAAAGGAAAGGTCAGTATATGAACAACCCTAA
- a CDS encoding CocE/NonD family hydrolase, with product MKTVTEFPRKVVEFPDMGIVMPDGCRLSARVWMPEDAGDDPVPAILEHLPYRKRDGTIFRDQLTHPYFAGHGYASIRVDMRGNGDSEGLMDDEYSEQELQDACDVIAWAAAQPWCNGNVGMMGISWGGFNCLQVAAKQPPALKAVISLCSTVDRYADDIHYKGGCLLIENFGWASTMLSYSSRPPDPLISGDNRWRDLWLTRLENQSFLLPLWLSHQHRDAYWKRGSICEDFSAVKAAVLSIGGWHDGYRNTISNLVSNIEAPVKGIVGPWIHKYPHYAGPQPAIGFLQEALRWWDRWLKGIDTGVEADPAYRAYVMDSVRPARWHPERPGRWVAEQQWPSPAIKTQAIELISKGTKPAIVASPQSCGLAGGEYFPFTFGPELPGDQRPDDTLSVCFDQPELAEALDIVGAPEVQVTLSSDRPQANIAIRLCDVHPDGASELISYGVLNLTHRDSHEFPQALVPGEAISARVVLDQCAYRVPAGHRLRVAVSNAYWPMIWPSPEPVQLTLSAATLALPLRPLAKGSEVTFAEPEGAAPWATQTVRPANSERHVDRDEKTGIVTLSIADDFGEVRDLAHGLANGSIAREIWSIHPDNPLSASGKTHWTQTLSRNGWSVRTETWAEMRSDAQNFIVSARIEAYEGEILVFERNFEEKIPRALV from the coding sequence ATGAAAACCGTCACCGAATTTCCCCGCAAGGTCGTCGAATTCCCGGACATGGGCATCGTCATGCCGGATGGCTGCCGGCTGTCGGCGCGGGTGTGGATGCCGGAGGACGCCGGCGACGATCCGGTGCCTGCCATTCTCGAGCACCTGCCCTACCGCAAGCGCGACGGCACCATCTTTCGCGATCAGTTGACGCATCCCTATTTTGCCGGCCACGGCTACGCCTCGATCCGCGTCGACATGCGAGGCAATGGCGATTCCGAAGGGCTGATGGACGACGAATATTCCGAGCAGGAATTGCAGGACGCCTGCGACGTCATCGCCTGGGCGGCAGCTCAACCTTGGTGCAACGGTAATGTCGGCATGATGGGCATTTCCTGGGGCGGCTTCAACTGCCTGCAGGTGGCGGCCAAACAGCCGCCGGCGCTCAAGGCGGTGATCAGCCTGTGCTCGACCGTCGACCGCTACGCCGACGACATCCACTACAAGGGCGGCTGCCTGCTGATCGAGAATTTCGGCTGGGCTTCGACGATGCTCTCCTATTCGTCACGACCGCCGGACCCGCTGATTTCAGGCGACAACCGGTGGCGCGATCTGTGGCTGACCCGGCTGGAGAACCAGTCCTTCCTTCTGCCGCTGTGGCTCAGCCACCAGCACCGCGATGCCTACTGGAAACGCGGCTCCATCTGCGAGGATTTTTCGGCGGTCAAGGCAGCGGTGCTGTCGATCGGCGGCTGGCATGACGGTTACCGCAACACGATCTCCAATCTCGTCAGCAACATCGAGGCACCGGTCAAGGGCATCGTCGGCCCATGGATCCACAAATATCCACATTATGCCGGACCTCAGCCGGCCATCGGCTTCCTGCAGGAAGCGTTGCGCTGGTGGGACCGCTGGCTGAAGGGCATCGACACCGGCGTTGAGGCCGATCCGGCCTATCGCGCCTATGTGATGGACAGCGTGCGCCCGGCGCGCTGGCATCCCGAGCGGCCGGGCCGCTGGGTGGCGGAACAGCAGTGGCCGTCGCCCGCCATCAAGACGCAAGCGATCGAGCTGATCTCCAAGGGCACAAAACCTGCCATCGTCGCCTCGCCGCAAAGCTGCGGTCTCGCTGGCGGCGAGTACTTCCCGTTCACCTTCGGCCCGGAACTGCCAGGTGACCAGCGTCCCGACGATACGCTGTCGGTGTGTTTCGACCAGCCGGAACTCGCCGAGGCGCTCGACATTGTCGGCGCACCGGAAGTCCAAGTCACGCTCTCGTCCGATCGCCCGCAAGCCAACATTGCGATCCGACTGTGCGACGTGCATCCCGACGGAGCCTCGGAACTGATCTCCTACGGCGTGCTCAATCTGACGCACCGCGACTCGCACGAATTCCCGCAAGCGCTGGTGCCGGGCGAGGCCATTTCGGCGCGCGTCGTGCTCGATCAATGCGCCTACCGCGTTCCGGCCGGCCACCGCCTGCGCGTTGCCGTTTCGAACGCCTATTGGCCAATGATCTGGCCCTCGCCGGAGCCGGTTCAACTCACCTTGTCGGCAGCGACACTGGCCCTTCCCTTGCGCCCGCTGGCCAAGGGCAGCGAGGTGACATTCGCCGAGCCGGAAGGCGCCGCGCCCTGGGCCACCCAGACGGTTCGGCCCGCCAATTCCGAACGTCATGTCGATCGCGACGAAAAGACGGGAATCGTCACGCTTTCCATAGCGGACGACTTCGGCGAGGTGCGCGATCTTGCCCATGGCCTGGCCAATGGCAGCATCGCCCGCGAGATCTGGTCGATCCATCCTGACAATCCCTTATCAGCGTCGGGCAAGACGCACTGGACGCAGACGCTGTCGCGAAACGGATGGTCGGTGCGCACCGAGACATGGGCGGAGATGCGATCGGACGCGCAAAACTTCATCGTCAGCGCCAGAATCGAAGCTTATGAGGGCGAAATCCTCGTCTTCGAGCGGAATTTCGAGGAGAAAATTCCGCGCGCGCTGGTCTGA